The DNA sequence cctctcctcacctgtctctcccttctccactcctcctctcacttgtctctcccttctccactcctcctctcacctgtctatctccttctccactcctcctctcacctgtctatctccttctccactcctcctctcacctgtctcctcttctccacacctcctcttacctgtctcctcttctcacctgtctctgctcttctccactcctcccctcacctgtctcctcttctccactcctcccctcacctgtctctcccttctccactcctcatctcacctgtctatctccttctccactcctcctctcacctgtctatctccttctccactcctcctctcacttgtctctcccttctccacctcctcctctcacctgtctatctccttctccactcctcctctcacctgtctatctccttgtctcacctcctccttctcacctgtcacctgtctctcttctccactcctcccctcacctgtctctcccttctccactcctcgtctcacctgtctatctccttctccactcctcctctcacctgtctatctccttctccactcctcctctcacctgtctatctccttctccactcctcctctcacttgtctctcccttctcctctcactcctcctcttacctgtctatctccttctccactcctcctcttacctgtctatctccttctccacctcctcctctcacctgtctatctccttctccactcctcctctcacctgtctatctccttctccactcctcctctcacctgtctatctccttctccactcctcctctcacctgtctcctcttctccactcctcctcctctcacctgtctcctcttctccactcctcctctcacctgtctatctccttctccactcctcctctcacctgtctcctcttctccactcctcctctcacctgtctcctcttctccactcctcctcttacctgtctcctcttctcacctgtctctgctcttctccctttcctcttccctTTTCCTTCCCCCTCCAGGCGCTCCGTTCCGTGAGCtgccccagccctcctctctgacAGGTTCCATGTCAGCGGCCCACCAGCTCCAGGCCATGCAGCAGGCCCAGAGCGCAGAGCTGCAGATCCAGAGACTGGCCCTGGAACAGCAGTggatccaccaccaccaccatcactcccTCACCCAGGACGAGTACTACAGGTAGCCTACTAATGGGACCAGGGGAGCTGGGTGAGGTGTGGGGAGACTGTGTCTggtagaggtgggggagagagtgtgtgtgtgtatcatcccTGACCCTGTCTCATACAGTATCTTCTCTCTTCCTCAGCCACTTAAAGAAGGAAAGCGACAAGACCCTGTaagggaggaaaaagagagggggaacaagCCCACGGAAGACCAACccaaaggaggaagaagagaccCTGTaagggaggaaaaagagagggggaacaagCCCACAGAAGACCAACccaaaggaggaagaagagaccctgtaaaaagagagggggaggaaaaagagagggggggaacaAGCCCACAGAAGACCAACCcaaaggaggaagaagaaaagAACAAAACAGAAGCACTAAGAACAATGAAGGAAGCATCAAACCATAGGAACCTGAGGAGAAATGAACTGATTGCGAAACCAGAtgaaaaaagggagagagggatgagaggagtgaAAACGTTGCTCACAGTCTGTGTTGTCTGTACTATACCATAGCCCCAGACTCTGGGCGCATCACAGCGTATGTGTTTCAACTCCAGTTTTGTATCGTGCCCTGTACAGTATACTAGGTGGGAGCAGCAATATAATGCAGTACAGTCTGGTGTAAATGACCTTCTGCCAGGAAGAATGTGTACATGAGGCTCTCTTTTATGTCATTGCATGTAGCTAGGCGCTTCTTCTGAACTGGTTAAACTCCTGGTTCTATTTTTAGTAATCGCCCTCTCTTTCCTAAACGGACGGGTGGTGTATGAGTATGCATGAGACCAGCGATTAACAAGTGTCATATTATGTTAACGATTAgttgtattgttattattattcatGTCTGTTTGTTGATAATTCTATAATTCTATATACATATTAtttgtattgttattttattacattttcatgGTATGGCGGTTTCTttagttttttttattgtgaaacgaGATGCAAATGAAGGAAAAAGACAGAAGATAAACTACatcatttttggggggaaatatATGGGTCTCTGATgtggttgtgtactgtatgtcctctcctctctctctctctacacaaacACGTGCATCTCTGTCTTGGTGTTTATATAAAACACACATAaaacatacagcaccagtcaaaagtttggactcacctaatcattcaggggtttttctttatttttactattttctacattgtagaataatagtgaagacatcaaaactatgaaataacacttatggaatcatgtagtaaccaaaaaagtgataaacaaatcaaaacatatgttatatttgagattcttcaaagtagccactctttgccttgataacagctttgcacactcttggcattctctcaaccagcttcatgaggtagtcacctggaatgcacttcaattaacaggtgtgccttgttaaaagttaatttgtggaatttaattcattcttaatgcgtttgagccaatccgttgtgttttgacaaggtaggggtggtatacagaagatagccctatttagttaaagaccaagtccatattatggcaaggacagctcaaataagcaaagaaaaattacagtccatcattactttaagaaaaggtcagtcaatccaaaaaatgtaaataattttgaaagtttcttcaaatgcagtcgtaAAAactatcaagtgctatgatgaaactggctcttatgaggacaaggaagggaagacccagagttacctctgctgcagaggataagttcattagagctaactgcacctcagattgatcagcatggctaccacagcattctgcagcgatacgccatcccatctggtttgcgcttagtgggattatcatttttttttcatcaggacaatgactcaaaacacacctccagactgtgtaggggctatttgaccaagaaggagagtgaaggagaaggagagtgagtgctgcatcagatgactacaatcacctgacctcaacccaattgagagggtttgggatgagttggaccgcagagtgaaggaaaagcagccaacaagtgctcagcatatgtggtgaACTCCTTTAAGgcaaagcattccagatgaagctggttgagagaatgccaagagtgcaaagcagtcatcaaggaaaagggtggctactttgtagaaatctaaaatatatttagatttgtttaacacttttttggttactacatgattccatatgtgttatttcatagttttgatgtcttcactatttttctacaatgtagaaaatatttttaaaataaagaaaaagactcttgaatgactaggtgtgttcaaacttttgactgttactttATATCAAAttcctcttctccctcacccAACTGtctcactcccttctctctctttccctccctccctctctctctccttccctcttaccctctccctctccttccctcttcccctctccctcatctctcatctttccttccctctcctctctccctccctctctcctcttgccctctttctctcctctctctccttccctctcaccccacctttccctttctccctctctcttctccgctcatctttccttccctctccttctctcccatccctctctcttcccctctcctctcttctatccctccaactctccttccttctcatctctcctacactctccccctctcctctcccccaccctctctccttccctcctctctccttcccttctctctccttccctttcctccctctctctgggcgAGTGTAGCTAATAGGATACATATGTATGGGATGAGTGTGAAACATGAAAGTTGTGTAGCACCAGTGAGCACCATCCCTGTACAGCCAACATTCCAGACCACACTGTAAAAGAAAGAAGGTAACTAATAGGAGGAGCTGGAAGCTTATGATTTATCGATCCAGTTAGAAGCTTAGGGCTGAATTTTTTGTAGGCTAAATGTGACAAATGCCTCTGTGCTGTTTAGACTACATGCTCCTATACTTTGTATTAATAATGTTTCAACCACAAAGAGGCAACTTCATCCTCTTCATACAGTACATGTGATGGTGTGACTTACGATTCCCTCTTTATACCAAGTGAAGTTAAAACCATCCAGTATTTACATGGTAATTGCATATGCAGCTGGACAGTGTGTTAACATGCTACAGTCTGACTGTTCACATAAAACTATTTTACTTTGATCTCGATTTACAGTTAGAAACTGACAGTGTGGGCCTTTGCCTTATATTCTGTTTATAGTGCTGTATAGTCAGCCATTTTGCCATTCAGAACAGCTACTGTACTCTGCATTAACCATAGGAATAACATGCATTCAACAAGAGTTCATTAGTAGTAAAGAAGTAAACAGAGGTATATTAGTGTCACAAGTGCTATTAGCCTTCTCCTGCCCTCATGTTGAGCTGAGATATTCCATGGTAAGTTGGTTGTGTGGCGTTTAAAGTCACCTTAGATAAGTATGTCGGCAGCATTCCGTATTGTAGCATCTACAGGACGATCCTGACATTCCATTCTGATGACATCACATTAAGGAGAAATTCTTAGAACCATCCTTCACCAGGGCCAGTGAGAAGGATGACGTCAAAGACATAGAAATAGGTTGCATAGAGTAAATAGATGTCATGGCCTGTCCATCATTGCAGCTTGGATAACACAGAAGTTCTGCCAAACAAgttgttacagtgtaattacatttTATCACATAATTTCTAAGAAAATTGTTATTTCTGTACCAGGCTTCCCTCGGCTTTCAATCAGGCAAGACTTTCTGTCAATGGTGCTGTCTGTTCTACTGGTAAGTGAACTATTTCTGTGATCACAGAGCCATGGACTGACTGACAGGCTGCCTTGATTATATACTAATTGGAGTCACAGGCGTTTCAATGTTTCTTGTTTTTGCCAATCTGGTGAAGTATTCTCAGTGTCAGTCAAAGGGGGAGGGCTCAGGCTGCATGACACTGAAATCGAATAACTATTCCCTTAGTCGTAGGAAAACACACATATAAACCCTCACTTATTAACTCACACAAATTGAGAAATATGCTGACATGGTGCTCCATGTAATTAAGAACACAGACTCACTTGCACGTGCgcacacataaaaacacacacacacagagccctttGAGTCTGAGAGAACCCGGAAGGCGACCAACACTACTTCCCAGACCAGCGACAGACACACATACCAGCAACAGACACACATACCAGTGACAGGCACACATACCAGCGACAGGCACACATACCAGCGACAGGCACACAGACCAGCGACAGGCACACATACCAGCAACAGGCACACATAccagtgacagacacacataccagcgacaggcagacagacacacacataccagtgacaggcagacagaccagtgacagacacacataccAGCGACAGGCGGACAGACCAGTGACAGGCACACATACCAGCGACAGGCAGACAGATCAGCGACAGGCAGACAGAtcagtgacagacacacatatcagcgacaggcagagagaccagcgagagacacacataccagcgacaggcagacagaccagcGACAGGCACACATACCAGTGACAGGCAGACAGATCAGCGACAGGCAGGCAGAtcagtgacagacacacatatcagcgacaggcagagagaccagcgagagacacacagaccagCGACAGACACATACCagtgacaggcagacagaccagtgacagacacacataccagtgacaggcagacagacacacatacccgCGACAGACACATATACCAGCGACAGGCAGACAGATCAACGACACAGACAAACCAGTGAGCTGTCTTGACAGAGAAACCGCCTCACAGATACCAGTGCACATCGAGTTGACATGGAGCTGTGCAACAAGGTAAGAATCTGTGTCCCCCCTGCTGCCTCACTCTCCACTGAGTGTTAAGAACAAACATGCTGGGACCTTTTCAAATGTTCTGCTTGTAACCCTGGACTGATGTACATAATGCCAAAGTTGCTTTACTGTGATCAGTGTGATTTTGACGGTTGTATTATCTGTGTTACATCGTTATGCTATGTGAAGGCTATAGTGTTCCATCATAATACATCCTATATGAAGTCTTTATGTATAGTCTATGAAGGCTATATGAAATCTGTATGTATGCTCTGTGAAGGCTATAGTGTTCCATCATAATACATCCTATATGAAGTCTTTATGTATAGTCTATGAAGGCTATATGAAATCTGTATGTATGCTCTGTGAAGGCTATATGAAATCTGTATGTATGCTCTGTGAAGGCTATATGAAATCTGTATGTATGCTCTGTGAAGGCTATATGGAGTGTATTGTGTCTATTCTCCTCCCAGGGCTCAGTGGCAGATGGAGCTCTACTTCTCCTACATTGAGACCAGTTACAGCGTCTCTGGTGATGAGGTGTGCCCTCCTACTGACCGCCATCACAGCCCTGGCTCTCCACTGTTTGCATTactacaaatcaaaatcaaatttaagtttattggtcgcatacacagattTGAATATGATATCAAAGGTGCAGCGCAATGCTTGTGTTTttggctccaacagtgcaattaaaaaaatatgttttaaactATAGGAtgcgagtgtacaaaacattagtaacacctgctctttccatggcagactgaccaggtgaaagctatgatcccttattgtcacttgttaaatccacttcaatcagcatagatgaaggggaggagacaggttaaagaagtttgaatgtgtcaagcactgcaacactgctgggtttttcccgctcaacagtttcctgtgtgtatcaagaatagtccaccatcgtgccaactgtgggacacattggagtcaacatttttatttatttatttatttcacctttatttaaccaggtaggctagttgataacaagttctcatttacaactgcgacctggccaagataaagcatagcagtgtgaacagacaatacagagttacacatggagtaaacaattaacaagtcaataacacagtagaaaaaaaaggggagtctatatacattgtgtgcaaaaggcatgaggaggtaggtgaataattacaattttgcagattaacactggagtgataaattatcagatggtcatgtacaggtagatattggtgtgcaaaagagcagaaaagtaaataaataaaaacagtatggggatgaggtaggtaaaaatgggtgggctatttaccgatagactatgtacagctgcagcgatcggttagctgctcagatagcagatgtttgaagttggtgagggagatgaaagtctccaacttcagcgatttttgcatgggccagcatccctgtgaaacgctttgacatcttgtagagtccatgccccgacaaattgaggctgttcagagtgcaaaagggggtgcaacacaATAATGTACACTCAGCGTATATTCAGTGTGTTACAACAGTTAAGACATAGTCCTGTGTCTTGGTGAGCATTTAGAATTCAGATAGAAGGCCAGGATCACACAACACTGCCAGAGAAGATAGACAATAGCAGGTAAAGACACTTTAATAAACattttatcaacatgtatttttttGACAGTTGGATTGTCTGCAAAGGTGAAATCTTCTAGAAAACATTTGGGGGTTTTCTGCAGCTGTATAACGAAGGTAGAGAACTGGGTCGCAGATCGACTGTATGTGGCAAGTTAATGTGTTGACTGACCTGTGTCTTCTTTTCACATAAAAGGGTTATAAGTTCATTGAAATACAATATCAAATCCATTACCTGCACAAAAAAGGTACAACAatataaaaagtaaataaaaataaccATTGTTTTCAAATCACTCACTCCGCATATAGGAGATCACTCAAAGTAAAATTCCATCTCATCACTACAGAATTAGGCCAACAGTTCATTTTTCAGCGCTAGCAGCTTGGGCTTCAGTTTTCCATCGTCGAGGTTCAGGAAGACTTTCTGCATGAACTCAAAGGTGCTGCCCAGGGCTTTGGGGTAGTTCAGATGGAGGGAGTAGAGTAGCCCAAAAACAACCACGAGAGCGTCTGGCCAGGAGCGGGAGTTAGTCATGACGATCTTATCCTCAAGGACAATGGATACATATGGGCCGGTCTGATGGGTATACCACCCACCACCTCATTGTGCTGGCCCACCACTGAGAGAATGGAAACTCCATCCAGAATACCAGGGTTGCTGAGTTCTCCCACCTTAATGACAGAGGAAAAAACTAAGTTTAAAAAACACAATAGGAAAGAATGCATTCATAATGGTACAGGCTGTAAAACCAGGTGAGTACCTCGCAGATTTTGAAGACCAGCACAACCATCAGAACTATCCTCTCATAACAACAAAGGGAGACCAGCCAGGACTGCAGAACGGGCCACAGTGATGTTATTTTCTCCCTGTGAAGTGAACTAAAGAGAGCACATTTCACAATGTCATTTAGAATTTAAATAATCCAGCAAGTTGAGCTCGTCAACCCCAACATAGGAGTAATCTAATATGGTTCCAGTCACAGCCAATAGCTGAAGCACATGTCCATGTAGCACACGGGTGGCCAATCTTATGCACAAAAAGCAGGTGtgggtgcaggcttttgttccaaccaAGCAGTAAACAAAGTCTTGGTTGAATATTAGTTGatcaagttgaatcaggtgtctCACTGCTTGGTTGAAACAAGAGGCTGCAACCACACCAAGATTGTCCATCCCTGATCCAGTGAATCCCACTCACCTGCTCGTTGTACACTCTCAGGATGCTTGAAAACTTCCCTCCATGGATGGGTGGTGgacttcccctcctcctccctgaacaGGGTCAGCAGGCGGGGCGTGTGGTGGTCCAAGGCAGAGTAGAACGTCTGCTGCAGGCTCTGATTGGTGATTCTCTGAAACTCAGCATGTACCTAAAGGAaaagacaaagcacacagaacatcCCAATTTATGTCAGTCAGGCAAGTTGAGCCTGCCCTGAGAATGTTGTTACTGATAACCATGACTTGTGAGTACAACCAGAAGCCCATGTGACATGCATCAAAAAGGTCTGAACTGCAATGGAAATGTAGATTGTTATGAGCACATGACTGGACAAAGACAACTTTTCTTAGTCTGCTTAACCTGAGCTTCGAGGAAGAGTGCTGGCCAGCGTGTTCTGAGATGCTCTACCGTGGGACTGGATTGAACTATTTCTTGGCGTCGGAGAGCAAATGTCTTCTgcatgtgttgattgatgagtGGCAGGTCTCTGTTTTCTTTCGTCATCTCGTGGACCATCTCCAGTCTCTGTTTCTCCAGGCTGGCCTCATCTTCTCCTTGAGGGAAGTTGGGCAGGAAGTTCACCTCTGCCCGGCGTGCTCTTTTAATGTTGCTCCGAGTGTGCTCATTGTCAGGACAATGCTTGCTCCTCCTCCACCCGTTCACAGCAACCTCTGGGAACCCAACACGGCGTAACTTCTGCCTGTAGTTTCCCATTTTGAATTTCAGGCTGTTCTTCCAGCCATCACAGCCTGTTTTTGAGCCAGGCTCTTTCAAACATGGGTGCTTGGTTACAAGGGCCTCAGCTGCCTTGGCAAACTTCCTGTCACTTGGGTACGCTTTGAAATTGAAGATTATCCAAGCCATCCTATGCGTTTTTGATCCCTTGTTATTTTCAGCACCGTTTCATGTCTCAGATATGCACAATTGCCCTCTCTCAGAGCAAACTCAACCTCCATCGAGAAAGTGGGTATGACAAATACCTCAGGCCACCTGCCTAGCCGCTCTGGTGGGGCGGCCTGTAACTCGGTGGCTGAGACTCCGGTTAAACCGAGGTCTGTATCACGTCGTATTCGCAAAACTTTCACCGTAGCCCTAGGAGAAGGCAAGTCTTCAATGGTCTCTAAGTTGAAGAGCTCGTTGTTGAAATCAGGGTCTTCATAAAAAAGACAAAAATCAAAATTCAGATGCAGTTTCTCCTTGAGCGTTGATATCAGCTCATTCAGTGAGTCAGGTTGAGGGCAGAATCACTTTCTCTATTCTGTTGTCGTTGAGGATAACTTTCAGTTTGATGGCTTCGTTTACTGACCCTTCTGTCTCCATTTGGAATGTGAAATCTGAAGGAAAAGAAAGGACACAGCGTCACCAGGGCCTAAAGCCATAGACTGTACGATTTCCATATCATTTCCACTAATAAAATGCCCCTTGATATGGAAGAGTATTACCTATAAATACAACAGCACGACTGTGTTATAATAAATTACTTGCTGAAAGGGATAGCTATATGCCCACTGACCAACGCTATGGCTTGGTAATATGTGTTGAGAGCTTGTCAGTGAACCCACCTTCAGAAGTGGATACTTGGTCTGGGTCTTTGGGATCAGACTTCAGCCTTTGAATGTGCTCTTCAACCTCACTGATCCAGTGGGTATCGTCTTCCTCTTTACATAGTGACACTGTGGGCTCTGGGTCCTCCTGTCTTAGATGGAGGCCCCACTCTTGAGTACATGACTGCTGCTGCTCTGGGGCAACCTGCACCAAAGTGATAGTAGCTTCAGCCTGCCGATGGCAGTCTGACACTGGAGGGAAGGAGAAACAATTGCACATGTAGAGCTGTTGAAGTTGTTAAAGTTGGAATCCGTTTTGGTAAAACTGCCACAACAAAGATGTTTTATTCCCTCAGACATCATTGCATGCATAATAGAACAGCACTCTATGTAGCTACTACAAATGTTTTGTATTACTTtgctcagcctggtctcagactagacgtaacattgtACAAGTAAATACTGGATGCTCAAATGagtaacatttttatttc is a window from the Oncorhynchus tshawytscha isolate Ot180627B linkage group LG03, Otsh_v2.0, whole genome shotgun sequence genome containing:
- the LOC112225993 gene encoding uncharacterized protein LOC112225993; amino-acid sequence: MAWIIFNFKAYPSDRKFAKAAEALVTKHPCLKEPGSKTGCDGWKNSLKFKMGNYRQKLRRVGFPEVAVNGWRRSKHCPDNEHTRSNIKRARRAEVNFLPNFPQGEDEASLEKQRLEMVHEMTKENRDLPLINQHMQKTFALRRQEIVQSSPTVEHLRTRWPALFLEAQVHAEFQRITNQSLQQTFYSALDHHTPRLLTLFREEEGKSTTHPWREVFKHPESVQRAVHFTGRK